A region of the Ovis canadensis isolate MfBH-ARS-UI-01 breed Bighorn chromosome 22, ARS-UI_OviCan_v2, whole genome shotgun sequence genome:
CTCTTTGCAGTGGGGGGGTGAAGACCATAAAAGGCAATGCGGATATCAGTCCCCCCCTGGTGGTAATGAGGTGCCTTCCCACTCCCCACTGAGATGGCAACAGAGAGGGCTAGTGGAGCTCAGGATTTTCACCACCATAAAGAGGTAATAAGGCCACTCTCCCCAACTCACCTCACACATACGTGTACTTAAGTGTAAACCTAACATAACATGCATAGGACTTGAATGCCCAAAACTacaaatgctgatgaaagaaatcaaagaatagCTACATAAATAGATAcagcatgttcatggattagaagattcAGCAtagtactgctactgctaagtcatttcagtcgtgtccgactctgtgcaaccccatagacggcagcccaccaggcttccctgtccctgggattctccaggcaagaacactggagtgggttgccatttccttctccaatgcatgaaagtgaaaagtgaaagtgaagtcgctcagtcatattcgactcttagcgaccccatggactgcagcctaacaggctcctccatccatgggatttttagcTACATAAATAGATAcagcatgttcatggattagaagattcAGCATagtaaaaatgtctattttccaCAGTTGACAAAAACCTTCCTATCAAACTCCAGCAAGACTTTTATAGACTCaggaaatattaaacaaaaatttatacGGAAAtgcaaaggaactagaaaaacaattttgaaaaaaagaagaatagagAGGAATCACCCTACCCAATTTTCAGACTGTTTGTATACTGTAAGCAAGATGGTTGGTATTGGTGGAAGAATAAACACAGAGATCAGTGGAGTGGAATAAGGAACCCAGAAATAATCCCACACAAGCACAGCCAGCTGATTTTTGACAATGTTGCAAATTCAATTCAATGGAGGATGAGCAGGCTTCAGCCAATGATGCTGGAACAACTGGGTATCCACAGGCTGAAAAATGAGCCACTGATCTAATCTCCATACATTACGCAAAagcaactcaaaatggattacagacttaaatgtaaaatgatcgaacttgtagaagaaaacacaggagaaaacctTCAGGACTTAGGGCCTGGTGAAGAGTTCCTAGACATGACACCAAACACATGAtccattaagagaaaaaaaaatcaataaattatacCTCATCAAAAGTAGaaactttggggacttccctgatggtccagtggttaagactctgcacttccaattgagagagtagcattaaaacatatacattaccatatgtaaaacagatagtgggaatctgctgtatgactAGGGAGCTCAGACCCAGACAACCGAGAGGGGTGGCATGCAGTGGGAGATGcaaggttcaggagggaggggacactatatgcctatggctgatttatgttgacatacagcagaaaccaatacaatattgtaaagcaattttttctttaattaaaaataatttttaattaattaatttggctgctaGGTCTTGGTTGTTTCCcaagagatctttagttgtgcaaaccacatgtgggatctagttccctgaccagagattaagcccaggccccctacattgggagctcagagtcttagccactggagcaccagggaagtctcaaaaataatttaaaaaaaaaaaaaaaggataaaaaaaaaacctagatggCCAGTTGGAATATGCTATATAATGCAAGGAGCTCAAATCTGGTACCctataacaacctagaggggtggggtgggaggtgggagggaagctcaagagagaggggacatatgtacacccatggctgattcatgttgatgtatggcagaaaccaatacaatattataaagcaattatcatccaattaaaaataaataataattttttaaaaaaaggaaaaaaaaaagattctgtgtttccaatgaaggagatatgggtttgatccctggtcaggaaaccaagagcccacatgctgtttCTCaggaccagaaaatttttttttaaaaagtaaaaacttttgctcttcaagtgaaagtgaagtcgctcagtcgtgtccgactcttagcgaccccatggactgcagcccaccaggctcctccgtccatgggattttccaggcaagagtactggagtggggtgccattgccttctctgattcaaCATCACtagcattagggaaatgcaaattaagaccacaaAGAGCTACCTCTACATCTATTAAAAGAgctaataacatttttttttaagtggaaatataaaattctggtaagaatacaaagaactagaTCATTCATACATTACTCTGTATGTGTGTCAGTTACTCAGTTgcttctgattctttgcgaccccatggactgtagcctaccaggctccactattcatggaattttccaggcaagaatactggagtggactgccattcccttctccgggggatcttcccaacccagggactgaacctgggtctccagcattgcaagcaaactctttaccgtttgagccaccagggaagcatacatTACTAGTAGGAATGAAAAATGAACAGTGTGCATATTGTACCATGGCCAGTTTCCTAATTTTGACGTTGTACTATAGTTGGATAAAATATAATCTTTGGGAGAACTGCCTTATGTGCAATCTTTGCAAATTTctgtgaatatatataaataaataaatatttcctacaAATaaatccaactaaaataaatgggTCAAATATGATCACATTTTAGATAGTCTTATTTGTTACACAATCTGTAGACTAAGGTCCTGATGTCTATAATATTTCCTAAGGCTTTGCGTTTCTTACTGGTCTCTACCTTAAATACAGCaataggaaaacagaaaactCTTATATAGCATGAAATATGCATGCTCTGAGTGTTTTACATAGATAGGCTTATTAATTCTCACCAAATCCAGTGTGATAAGTTTATCTTCTGTGCTTTACAAAGGAGgttctgaagcacagagaagtttcaTGGCTAGAAAATGCTGGAGTCAGTGTATGGAGCCAAGCAAGCTGCATTCAGAGGCCACATGGATCTTAGAAATACAGGAACTCGAGGAAGATCGAAGCAGGCATGCCCTTTTCAAGGCTAGGCTCTAAATAGGAAGCGTTTTACCTGGCTTATTTCTATTGGCTGTTTGTCACCTAACAAAGAaaatctgcttttgtttttacaGTTATAATGCTGATGAGGATCAGATCAAGGATAAGCTGCAACAGTTGAGATGTCACTTTACATGGGAGTTGGTCATTGAAGAGACAGAAATACCGGATTTAGAAAACAGGATCTTGGAGGAGATTATGTTCCTGGACATCAAATACAACGTGGGAATACACAACTTACTGGCCTATGTGAAGCACCTGAAAGGCCAGAATGAAGAAGCCCTGAAGAGTTTACAAAAAGCTGAAGACTTAACCCAGCCAGAACAGGCCAACCAATCAGAAGTGAGAAGTCTGGTTACCTGGGGCAACTATGCCTGGCTGTATTACCATATGGGCCAACAGGCAAAAGCCCAGATTTACCTGGACAAGGTGAAGAACACTTGCAGGAACCTTGGGAAGTCTTCCAGCTATAGAATGGAGTGTCCTCAGATGGACTGTGAGGAAGGATGGGCCTTGCTGAAATGCGGAGGAAAGAATTATGAACAGGCCCAAGTCTGCTTTGAAAAGGCTCTGGAAGAGGACCCTGAAAACCCTGAATTCATCACTGGGTATGCGATCGTCATCTATCGCCTGGAGGGCTTTAACAAAGGACCACAGAGTGGTACGGAATTTTGTCTGAACCTCCTGAAACAAGCTGTCAGGCTAAATCCAAACGACGCGTACATTAAGGCTCTTCTCGGCCTGAAGCTTCAAGATGTAGAGCAAGAAGCTGAAGGAGAAAAGTACATCGAAGAAGCACTGACCGATGAGTCCTCTAAGATTTATGTCTTTCGGTATGCTGCCAAGTTTTACCGAAGAAAAGGCGTTCTGGATGAAGCTCTTCGGCTCTCAAAATTGGCCTTGGCGGAAACCCCCTTCTCTGCTTTCCAGCATCACCAGACAGGGCTTTGCTACAAGTCACAAATAatccaaataaagaaaactacaaactGTCAGCCTAAAGGACAGGATAAAGAAAACATCAACAGACTGGTATTATTAGCCTTACAACATTTCAAACGTGCTGTGCAACTAAAGCCCACATTTGAGTACGCTTACACAAGCCTGGCAGAAATGTACGCAGAAGCGGGTGAGCACGGAAAAGCTGATGATACTTTTCAAAAAGCGTTCTGCTTGAAATCACTCAACAAAGATATGCTGCAACACATACATTTCCACTACGGCCGATTTCTGGAACTTCACAAAAAATCTGAAGTTGATGCAATTAGCCaatatttaaaagcaataaaaatagaaagcacaTCAATAGATAGGGAttaaagcatcaattatttgacaAAATTGGCTTCAAAGAAACTCCGGAAAAATCCATCAGATATAGAAAGCTTGAGTATCCTTGGGTTAATCCACAAAGTAAAAGGAGAAATGAATGAAGCCCTGGAGTATTATGAGCGGGCCCTGAGGCTGGCTCCTGACTTGGAGAACTCTGCTGTGACCCCCAGGCACTGAAATATGGGCTGCTGTCCCAATATACTAACCATCTTTTCTGCTTGTGACTTTCAGAAACACATTATGTAACTCACCACAGTGATGTAATCTTTGAACAGTTACTCAAACCTGATAAAACATTAGCTGTATTCAGAAAATAGTCAAACAGCCTTCAGGAGTGGTTGTGAGATGCCAACTGTGGAACCAGAAACCACCCCTATTCCCAATCCCCTGCCtacagaagaagagaaaacagaatctAATCAGGAGGTTGCTAACCCAGAACACTGTATTAAATAAACAACCTTTACAGAACAGATGGGCactctggttttttaaaaatgataaaagcaaAACCTTTGATTTATCTCTAAATTCGACACTGTTGAGAACTTTTGGGCTCTGTACAACCGTATCCAGTTATCTAGTAATTTAATGTCTGGCTGTGACTACTCACTTTTTAAGGATGGTATTGAGCCTATGTGGgaagatgagaaaaacaaacaagaaggaCAATGGCTAATTACACTGAACAAACAGCAGAGATGAAGTGACCTCGATGTTTTTTGGCTAGAGATACTGCTTGCTGTGCCTTACTGGAGAATCTTTTGATGACTACAATGATGATGTATGTGGAGCTGTTGTTAATGTTAGAGCTAAAGGTGACAAGACATGGACacgagcttgagtaaactctgcaagttggtgatggacagggaggcctggtgtgctgcagtccatggtgttgcaaagagtcggacatgactaagtgacttaactgaactgaaaggtgatGAAATTGCAATATGGACTACTGAATGTGAAAACAGCAAAACTGTTACACATTTAGGGAGGGTATACAAGGAAAAGTTGGGACTTCCTCCAAAGATAGTGACTGGTTATCAGTCCCATGCAGACACAGCTACCAAGAGCAGCTCCACCACTAAAAACAGGTCTGTTGTTTCCCACAGGCAACTGCCTCAAGCAATCAAGATTTGGGAGCTGAAGGAAAGCCTCTTCAAAAGCAGGATGGACTGCATTTAAATTTGAGTTCCTTCTAAATGTTGCTAAGATATAAGGAAGTTTCATTAGCCTTTGTCTTATACTTCTgtattcatattttctcttttttttttagctagaGTGTCCATTATCCCAATCAAAGTATTACAGTACACATCATATCATCCCCAGAATCCATAAATGTGCTCCTGGCCCACTCTATAAAATAGAATTAACCATTACAAAAACATTTGACCCATctacagcattaaaaaaagaacttgcatttctatacctTACAAGAGAATGATTTTGTTTCCATTCCATTGTATGAAGGAGCGTATTTTACCGGTTTGAAAGAGTATGATGCATAGCTTTCTggcaattttgtttctttttacagcATTCTCTGTGCTGTACTCTTGCTGATGGCTGCTAGATTTTATTTGTTTCCCTATTTGATAACATTAGTGActctgatttcagtttttcacgtgttttgctttagtttttctttctcatgtaaCATTGGTGAAGAATCTAGGAAT
Encoded here:
- the LOC138427862 gene encoding interferon-induced protein with tetratricopeptide repeats 1-like produces the protein MSYNADEDQIKDKLQQLRCHFTWELVIEETEIPDLENRILEEIMFLDIKYNVGIHNLLAYVKHLKGQNEEALKSLQKAEDLTQPEQANQSEVRSLVTWGNYAWLYYHMGQQAKAQIYLDKVKNTCRNLGKSSSYRMECPQMDCEEGWALLKCGGKNYEQAQVCFEKALEEDPENPEFITGYAIVIYRLEGFNKGPQSGTEFCLNLLKQAVRLNPNDAYIKALLGLKLQDVEQEAEGEKYIEEALTDESSKIYVFRYAAKFYRRKGVLDEALRLSKLALAETPFSAFQHHQTGLCYKSQIIQIKKTTNCQPKGQDKENINRLVLLALQHFKRAVQLKPTFEYAYTSLAEMYAEAGEHGKADDTFQKAFCLKSLNKDMLQHIHFHYGRFLELHKKSEVDAISQYLKAIKIESTSIDRD